The Candidatus Thiodiazotropha endoloripes genome has a window encoding:
- the nuoI gene encoding NADH-quinone oxidoreductase subunit NuoI codes for MNVFKNYFKSLFLLELFRGLSVTGRYLFRKKFTIMYPEEKAPVSPRFRGLHALRRYPNGEERCIACKLCEATCPALAITIEAEPREDGSRRTTRYDIDLFKCIYCGYCQEACPVDAIVETRIYEYHFENRGENIMTKEKLLAVGDKCEAQLAADIEAQAKVR; via the coding sequence ATGAACGTGTTTAAAAACTATTTCAAGAGCCTTTTTCTGCTGGAGCTGTTCCGTGGACTGAGTGTGACAGGGCGTTACCTGTTCCGTAAGAAGTTCACCATCATGTATCCGGAAGAGAAAGCGCCGGTCTCCCCCCGCTTCCGTGGATTGCACGCCTTGCGCCGCTATCCCAACGGTGAGGAGCGCTGTATCGCCTGTAAGCTCTGCGAAGCGACCTGCCCGGCTCTGGCGATCACCATCGAAGCAGAACCCAGGGAGGATGGCTCCAGGCGTACTACCCGCTACGATATCGATTTGTTCAAGTGCATCTACTGCGGCTATTGCCAGGAGGCCTGTCCGGTGGATGCCATCGTTGAGACGCGAATCTATGAGTACCACTTCGAGAATCGCGGTGAGAACATCATGACCAAGGAGAAGTTGTTGGCAGTGGGTGACAAGTGCGAAGCACAGCTGGCTGCAGATATCGAAGCCCAGGCAAAAGTTCGCTGA